One genomic region from Bacillus aquiflavi encodes:
- a CDS encoding phosphoribosylaminoimidazolesuccinocarboxamide synthase, protein MKLIYTGKTKDVYALDDGNYLLKFKDDVTGENGVFDPGANTVGLKIEGAGRAGLSLTKYFFEKLKQKGIPTHYIDANIEEAMMTVKPATMFGNGLEVICRYRAVGSFLRRYGMYAKEGQALDAFVEVTLKDDERQDPPISQDALHMLGILSADEYVVLKDLTKKISQIVKDELAKKGIELYDIKLEFGRAGEDRQIILIDEISGGNMRAYKNGNYIEPLQLEQLMLTD, encoded by the coding sequence ATGAAGCTTATATATACGGGTAAAACGAAAGATGTGTATGCTTTAGATGATGGGAATTATTTGCTTAAGTTTAAAGACGATGTAACAGGGGAAAATGGGGTGTTTGATCCTGGGGCTAATACAGTTGGGTTAAAGATAGAAGGAGCAGGAAGAGCAGGACTTAGCTTGACGAAATACTTTTTTGAAAAATTAAAACAAAAAGGTATCCCTACTCACTACATAGATGCAAATATTGAAGAAGCTATGATGACAGTTAAACCAGCAACAATGTTCGGGAATGGACTTGAGGTTATTTGCCGTTACAGAGCAGTCGGAAGTTTCCTACGCAGGTACGGCATGTATGCTAAAGAAGGACAAGCCTTGGATGCTTTCGTTGAGGTGACTTTGAAAGATGATGAACGTCAAGATCCGCCTATAAGTCAAGATGCTCTTCATATGCTTGGGATTTTGTCAGCGGATGAATATGTAGTATTAAAAGATTTAACGAAAAAAATTAGTCAAATTGTAAAAGATGAATTAGCTAAAAAAGGCATTGAACTGTATGATATAAAATTAGAATTTGGCAGAGCAGGAGAAGATCGGCAAATTATTCTTATAGATGAAATTTCAGGCGGAAATATGAGGGCATACAAAAACGGAAACTATATAGAACCGTTACAATTAGAACAATTAATGTTAACAGACTGA
- a CDS encoding ABC transporter permease, translating into MFNLIKLELTKFKIKGNIVASFICTLCILGFTWLLFFLVGAEGTATANDYKVILQIVNQFINGVFVLFAGVLISKFIIEEYKNKTIFLLFTYPVNRIQILLAKVIIIIVFTFLSIVLSSFLIYSFYYLLQVTSGVVIWELTLPFVVKQLANIILLALTNSIISLVPIYFGLRKNSVATTIITSILIVTFLYSGSPEFNLYSTIVVPIFMMIAGIFAVYFTVHNSEKEDVKMG; encoded by the coding sequence ATGTTTAATCTTATAAAGTTAGAATTAACGAAATTTAAAATAAAAGGCAATATAGTAGCATCATTTATTTGTACGTTATGTATTCTAGGTTTTACTTGGTTACTCTTTTTTTTAGTAGGTGCAGAAGGAACCGCAACTGCTAATGACTATAAAGTTATTTTACAGATAGTTAATCAATTTATAAACGGTGTGTTTGTATTATTTGCAGGGGTATTAATTTCCAAGTTTATCATTGAGGAATACAAAAATAAAACTATCTTCTTGTTATTTACTTATCCAGTTAACCGAATACAAATTTTATTGGCGAAAGTGATTATTATCATTGTTTTTACATTTCTTTCAATCGTATTATCATCTTTCCTTATTTATAGTTTTTATTATTTGTTACAAGTTACATCCGGTGTTGTTATTTGGGAATTAACATTACCATTCGTTGTAAAACAGTTAGCCAACATTATTTTATTGGCCTTAACTAATTCAATCATTTCTTTAGTGCCGATATATTTTGGTTTAAGGAAAAACTCAGTTGCCACTACGATCATAACATCTATCTTAATAGTAACATTCTTGTATTCTGGGTCTCCAGAATTTAATTTATATTCTACGATAGTAGTACCGATCTTCATGATGATAGCGGGTATTTTTGCCGTTTACTTTACTGTGCATAATAGTGAAAAGGAAGATGTGAAAATGGGTTAA
- a CDS encoding ATP-binding cassette domain-containing protein, with product MSFIIQTYNLTKIFNGKEVISNVNLKVEKGKIYGFLGPNGAGKTTVMKLITGLLKPTAGEIEMFGEKLTNTSYEIFKRLGLIIEYPIFYEKLTGRENLELHCKYMGFHNENAIDEVLKLVNLQGIEGKEVKDFLLGMKQRLGLARAIITKPELLILDEPINGLDPVGIKEFREIFKMLSKEYGVTILISSHILSELEKNADTIGVISEGKLITEVSMENIKGEHVEFIEVQVKDVKKASYVLDRILNISNFKVLDQHLIRIYESGFTTNELSKAFVLNDVDIESVTKKQSTLEDYFLKLINGEKRYV from the coding sequence TTGTCATTTATAATACAAACTTATAATTTAACAAAAATTTTTAATGGAAAAGAAGTTATTTCAAATGTCAATTTGAAAGTCGAAAAAGGAAAAATTTATGGCTTTTTAGGTCCGAATGGTGCTGGGAAAACGACTGTTATGAAGCTTATTACAGGTCTTTTAAAGCCAACTGCCGGGGAAATTGAAATGTTCGGTGAGAAACTTACAAATACATCTTATGAAATCTTTAAAAGGCTTGGTCTTATTATTGAGTATCCGATTTTTTACGAAAAGCTTACAGGTAGAGAGAATTTGGAGTTGCATTGTAAATATATGGGCTTCCATAATGAAAATGCAATTGACGAAGTATTAAAACTTGTTAATTTACAAGGTATTGAGGGAAAGGAAGTTAAGGATTTTTTATTAGGGATGAAGCAAAGATTGGGGCTGGCAAGAGCAATCATTACGAAGCCAGAATTATTAATATTAGACGAACCAATCAATGGCTTAGATCCTGTAGGAATTAAGGAGTTTAGGGAAATATTTAAAATGTTGTCTAAGGAATACGGTGTCACGATCTTAATATCTAGTCATATTTTGAGTGAGTTAGAAAAAAATGCTGATACGATAGGGGTAATTAGCGAAGGGAAGTTAATAACCGAAGTCTCCATGGAAAATATTAAGGGGGAGCATGTAGAGTTTATTGAGGTTCAGGTAAAAGATGTTAAGAAAGCTTCTTATGTTTTAGATCGAATCCTAAATATTTCTAACTTCAAAGTTCTTGATCAGCATTTAATAAGAATTTATGAGTCAGGATTTACAACGAATGAATTGTCAAAAGCTTTCGTATTAAACGACGTGGACATTGAATCCGTTACAAAAAAACAAAGTACGTTAGAGGATTATTTTTTGAAGTTAATTAATGGAGAAAAAAGATATGTTTAA
- a CDS encoding YiiX/YebB-like N1pC/P60 family cysteine hydrolase — protein sequence MKKFFKFFSIIIISFLFFTPLNETNAQKNQLTDEESSFSNTLKNDYVHLLNDNVLSKDTTYEEWLEITGILENGISYDLEEDFNEKLEIVDPLTNSITTSIKKGDILISNHTIKNGLTGHAGIALSSTQVLHIAGPRHYPEVLSVNNFVKKYRKTLTVYRVPNSKIANAAADWASRNYVGRKYHYAITDNIKSKNPTYCSKIVFQAYYYGTGSAPVIKTVPKIALPYALPAYFSPAYKPKVVGKFN from the coding sequence GTGAAAAAGTTTTTTAAGTTTTTTAGTATTATTATCATTTCTTTTTTATTTTTTACACCTCTTAATGAAACTAATGCACAAAAAAACCAATTAACTGATGAAGAATCGAGCTTTTCAAACACATTGAAAAATGATTACGTACATTTATTAAATGATAATGTATTATCAAAGGATACAACTTATGAAGAGTGGTTAGAGATTACAGGAATATTAGAAAACGGCATTTCTTATGATTTAGAAGAAGATTTTAATGAGAAACTTGAAATAGTAGATCCTCTTACAAACTCTATAACTACATCTATCAAAAAAGGCGATATTTTAATTTCTAACCATACTATTAAAAATGGTTTGACAGGTCATGCTGGGATTGCACTTAGCTCCACTCAAGTTTTACATATAGCTGGCCCTAGACACTATCCAGAAGTTTTGTCAGTAAATAATTTTGTAAAAAAATACAGGAAAACATTAACGGTTTATAGAGTTCCTAATTCAAAAATAGCGAATGCAGCCGCTGATTGGGCTTCTAGAAATTATGTTGGTAGAAAATACCATTATGCTATTACAGATAATATAAAGTCGAAAAATCCAACTTACTGTTCGAAAATTGTTTTCCAAGCTTATTATTATGGAACAGGTTCTGCTCCAGTTATAAAAACTGTACCTAAAATAGCTTTACCTTATGCATTGCCAGCCTATTTTAGTCCAGCTTACAAACCTAAAGTGGTCGGGAAATTTAACTAA
- a CDS encoding response regulator transcription factor, translating into MDKIVSKISQKELKIIEMIADEMPNKLIASELNYSQRMIEYYINSLTKKLNVQTRVGIVSKAYKMKLLN; encoded by the coding sequence TTGGATAAAATAGTATCAAAAATATCTCAAAAGGAACTAAAAATAATTGAAATGATTGCCGATGAAATGCCAAATAAACTAATTGCCAGTGAATTGAATTACTCGCAAAGAATGATAGAGTACTATATAAATAGTTTAACTAAGAAACTGAACGTACAAACAAGGGTAGGAATCGTTTCAAAAGCATATAAGATGAAACTTCTTAATTAA
- a CDS encoding elicitor-associated permease-like protein: protein MNFINYLSFKYKINRRNPKGSKKEKIAERIAIILLFLLITFTIFFIVRLLPQGIQENMNKYMVGFFAFLCLISFSTAVKKYYKEYFLSPEREILLIAPVKNSQIILSRFSIVAIEVIIINTMFLMPFAMANYLAGNISKEIVLITIPQIVAMSFFFSAITHIIFAIAYLISKGKGLKTVAYSLMTAASVGVIVIIVFLQGYKSLLFIQDKLIENLLYLLLQYPKYLMINNIKFIDVGLFTIFIALNTLCFIAAAYWITAYSYKKGLLTISSRDLEKSFYSLFVTNVIHKHIHTHFIKKDLLFLIRSPQLFSVYVSPILFTSVIEIRNQFASSGVLLTVLINIFTFVIITVTLHILMSDDATNSELLFTIPINTQELFKSRSKLLHILTFLNASIYLVTVCLLEAVRIEYIVFGILQIFILTYIASRILLARVIKRSQKNSSGYLFNGSIVRTILYYFFVWNIPLLIFFSILHEYLRRVLETGSLSRHATIMLIII from the coding sequence ATGAACTTCATCAACTATCTTTCCTTTAAATATAAAATTAATCGCCGTAACCCTAAAGGTTCTAAAAAAGAAAAAATTGCTGAAAGAATTGCTATTATTTTATTATTTCTATTAATCACTTTTACGATTTTTTTTATTGTTAGATTATTGCCGCAGGGTATCCAAGAAAATATGAATAAGTATATGGTAGGATTCTTTGCTTTTCTCTGTTTGATTTCTTTTTCAACTGCTGTAAAAAAATATTATAAGGAGTATTTTCTCTCGCCGGAGCGAGAAATTCTTCTCATTGCCCCTGTAAAGAACTCTCAAATCATTTTATCAAGATTTTCAATCGTTGCGATTGAAGTTATTATTATTAACACTATGTTTTTAATGCCTTTTGCAATGGCAAATTATCTTGCAGGAAATATTTCTAAAGAGATCGTTTTAATTACGATCCCACAAATTGTAGCAATGTCATTTTTTTTTAGTGCCATTACTCATATTATTTTTGCTATTGCTTATTTAATTTCAAAAGGAAAAGGATTAAAAACCGTTGCTTATTCTCTAATGACAGCTGCTTCTGTTGGAGTAATAGTTATTATTGTATTTTTGCAAGGTTATAAATCTTTATTGTTCATTCAGGATAAGTTAATTGAAAATCTTCTTTATCTTTTATTACAATATCCCAAATATTTAATGATTAATAATATAAAATTTATAGATGTCGGTTTGTTTACAATCTTTATTGCTTTAAATACCTTATGTTTCATTGCGGCTGCATATTGGATTACAGCATATAGTTATAAAAAAGGATTATTGACAATTTCATCAAGAGACTTAGAAAAATCATTCTACTCATTATTCGTAACAAATGTAATTCATAAACATATTCATACTCATTTTATAAAGAAAGATTTATTATTTTTAATTAGATCTCCACAGCTGTTCTCAGTCTATGTTTCACCAATATTATTTACGAGTGTAATTGAAATTCGTAATCAATTTGCCTCTTCAGGGGTATTATTGACGGTTTTAATTAATATTTTTACTTTTGTTATTATAACGGTCACTTTGCATATATTAATGTCTGATGATGCAACTAATAGCGAATTATTGTTTACTATTCCGATAAATACGCAAGAGTTATTTAAAAGTAGAAGTAAACTACTTCATATTTTAACTTTTTTAAATGCAAGTATATATTTAGTTACTGTCTGTCTATTAGAAGCAGTTAGAATTGAATATATTGTTTTTGGGATTTTGCAAATATTTATCCTTACCTACATTGCTTCTCGTATATTATTAGCCCGTGTGATTAAAAGGAGTCAAAAAAATAGCTCTGGATATTTATTTAATGGTTCTATTGTAAGAACAATCTTATATTATTTCTTTGTTTGGAATATTCCGTTGCTCATCTTCTTCAGTATTTTACATGAATATTTAAGGCGAGTATTAGAAACAGGCTCATTATCTAGACATGCGACTATCATGTTAATTATCATATAA
- a CDS encoding ABC transporter ATP-binding protein produces MDILRLEGIKKNYDGQCVLSIDSLTIKKGTISGYLGTNGAGKSTTIKIIMGIIIPDQGEVIFQDRKIDYNHPAHKKYIGYCPDYPAVFEKLTVLEHLNFMAYLFGLEDLKEIEKRIQKYLSHFEIEKYKNTLIKNLSRGNKQKVSIVSSLIHEPELLVYDEPTLGLDPLSIKQFKAMLMEYTQNGGTVFLSSHSLNTIEEIADTVSIIHNGLIVKENIFVNEIRENLVSVEDYLISVVEGRE; encoded by the coding sequence TTGGATATATTACGTTTGGAAGGAATAAAAAAAAATTATGACGGTCAATGTGTATTATCTATTGATTCCCTTACGATTAAAAAAGGGACAATTTCAGGGTATTTAGGGACAAACGGTGCTGGTAAATCCACAACGATTAAAATCATAATGGGAATTATCATACCTGATCAAGGGGAAGTTATCTTTCAAGATAGAAAAATAGATTATAATCATCCAGCTCATAAAAAGTATATCGGTTACTGTCCAGACTATCCGGCTGTCTTTGAAAAACTTACGGTTTTGGAACATCTTAACTTTATGGCATATTTATTTGGATTAGAAGATTTGAAAGAGATAGAGAAAAGAATTCAAAAATATCTTAGTCATTTTGAAATAGAGAAGTATAAAAATACTTTGATTAAAAACCTCTCAAGAGGGAATAAACAGAAAGTTTCAATCGTATCCTCTCTTATTCATGAGCCAGAGCTTTTAGTTTATGATGAACCCACTTTAGGTTTAGACCCATTAAGTATTAAACAATTTAAAGCAATGTTAATGGAGTATACCCAAAATGGAGGTACTGTTTTTTTATCTTCACACTCACTAAATACAATAGAAGAAATTGCAGATACTGTTTCTATTATTCATAATGGACTTATTGTTAAGGAAAATATTTTTGTCAATGAGATACGAGAAAATTTAGTCAGTGTTGAAGATTACTTAATATCTGTTGTAGAAGGACGGGAGTAG
- a CDS encoding AMEP412 family response elicitor: MLTAIYNALKALVSRIPLDKVAKFLKWAWDLAVAATAKTYEQALKILNFIKNNPGKIVDWFLKGYSVYEIIRMILG; this comes from the coding sequence ATGTTAACAGCAATCTATAATGCTTTAAAAGCACTAGTATCTAGAATACCTTTGGACAAAGTAGCGAAATTTTTAAAATGGGCTTGGGACTTAGCTGTAGCTGCAACAGCCAAAACTTATGAACAAGCTCTTAAAATTCTTAACTTTATTAAAAATAACCCAGGAAAAATTGTTGACTGGTTTTTAAAAGGTTACTCAGTGTATGAGATTATCAGAATGATTCTTGGCTAA